Proteins encoded by one window of Chroococcidiopsis sp. TS-821:
- a CDS encoding glycosyltransferase family 2 protein: protein MQTQPLKTQIATNTIDRQSVSIIIPCFNESEGIASLSTKLIPVWRQLSLARETELIFIDDGSTDDTFIQIQRYFGEQVQIIRHQQNKGLSAAIQTGFMYSQGDIICTIDSDCTYEPQQLIPLLNLINLADIATASPYHPQGSVKNVPAWRLFLSKGLSQIYRLVLPQKLYTYTSMFRAYRREVLERIPITHPGFLGLVEVLVEAMLRGYTVAEYPTELQSRVFGHSKLRVIRVVFSHLKYLSRLIKRRFTNQIQQKVFVYK from the coding sequence ATGCAAACACAACCTTTAAAAACTCAAATTGCCACAAATACGATAGATAGACAATCTGTCAGTATTATCATTCCCTGCTTCAACGAGTCAGAAGGTATCGCATCTCTCAGTACAAAGCTCATACCAGTTTGGCGTCAGCTAAGTTTAGCGAGAGAAACTGAACTCATCTTTATTGATGATGGCAGTACCGATGATACATTTATCCAAATTCAACGTTACTTTGGCGAACAAGTACAAATTATTCGTCATCAGCAAAATAAAGGTCTGAGCGCTGCAATTCAAACTGGGTTTATGTACTCGCAAGGCGACATCATTTGTACAATAGATAGCGATTGCACTTACGAACCACAACAACTTATTCCCTTATTAAACTTAATCAATTTAGCAGACATTGCAACTGCTTCGCCCTATCATCCACAAGGATCGGTCAAAAATGTTCCTGCTTGGCGGCTATTCTTAAGTAAAGGATTATCGCAAATCTATCGGCTAGTTTTACCACAAAAACTCTATACATACACAAGTATGTTTCGCGCTTATCGTCGCGAAGTTTTAGAAAGAATACCAATTACGCATCCTGGGTTTCTTGGCTTAGTCGAAGTTTTAGTTGAAGCAATGCTTCGTGGCTATACAGTCGCCGAGTATCCTACAGAACTTCAAAGTCGGGTTTTTGGACACTCCAAGTTACGTGTCATTAGGGTTGTCTTCAGTCACCTTAAGTACTTAAGTCGATTAATCAAACGTAGATTTACGAACCAAATTCAACAAAAAGTATTCGTTTACAAATAA
- the wecB gene encoding non-hydrolyzing UDP-N-acetylglucosamine 2-epimerase — protein MKIVTILGARPQFIKASVVSCAFQNAGIEEIIIHTGQHFDRTMSDIFFQDLDLPQPKYHLNIHSLNHGAMTGRMMEKIEEILLQIKPDWVCVYGDTNSTIAGALVAAKLQIPISHIEAGLRSYNREMPEEINRVVTDRLSQLLFAPTPLAVQCLAKEGIFQGVHLVGDVMMDAILTYLTKAQQTSQILEKLDLVNQKFYLATIHRPSNTDNCDRLQNILENLSHLNYPVVFPMHPRTLAKVQQQEMTRYLEAIQVIPPVSYLDMLILEKNCQAVLTDSGGMQKEAYILGRPCFTLRDETEWQETVEVGWNHLVKPENLYQSLTNFSTPIHAPQLYGEGDAAIRIADILLAA, from the coding sequence ATGAAAATAGTCACAATTCTGGGGGCTAGACCACAATTTATCAAAGCATCAGTTGTCAGCTGCGCCTTTCAGAATGCTGGAATTGAGGAAATTATCATCCACACCGGACAGCACTTTGACCGTACAATGTCTGATATTTTTTTTCAAGACTTAGATTTACCTCAACCGAAATACCATTTAAACATCCATAGCTTAAATCATGGGGCAATGACAGGTCGCATGATGGAGAAGATCGAAGAAATCTTATTGCAAATCAAGCCCGATTGGGTTTGCGTTTATGGCGACACCAATTCGACGATCGCTGGTGCTTTGGTTGCAGCGAAGCTACAAATTCCCATTTCCCATATTGAAGCAGGACTGCGCAGCTATAACAGGGAAATGCCCGAAGAAATCAATCGCGTTGTTACCGATCGTCTTTCGCAACTGCTATTTGCACCAACACCTTTAGCCGTACAGTGTCTTGCCAAAGAAGGAATCTTTCAAGGAGTACATCTTGTTGGCGATGTGATGATGGATGCAATATTAACGTATCTTACTAAAGCCCAGCAGACATCACAAATTTTAGAGAAACTTGATTTGGTTAACCAAAAGTTTTATTTAGCAACGATTCATCGACCGAGTAACACCGATAACTGCGATCGCCTCCAAAATATTTTAGAAAATTTATCGCACCTCAACTATCCTGTTGTCTTTCCCATGCATCCGAGAACTTTAGCCAAAGTACAGCAGCAGGAAATGACACGTTATCTTGAAGCAATTCAAGTTATTCCACCAGTGAGTTATCTTGATATGTTGATCTTAGAAAAAAACTGTCAAGCTGTGCTCACCGATTCGGGAGGAATGCAAAAAGAAGCATACATTTTAGGACGTCCTTGCTTTACACTGAGAGATGAAACCGAGTGGCAAGAAACCGTAGAAGTCGGTTGGAATCATCTCGTCAAGCCTGAAAACTTATATCAGTCTCTAACTAATTTCAGCACGCCGATTCATGCGCCGCAACTCTACGGCGAAGGTGATGCAGCAATACGCATCGCTGATATCTTACTTGCTGCCTAA